One genomic segment of Carassius auratus strain Wakin chromosome 29, ASM336829v1, whole genome shotgun sequence includes these proteins:
- the LOC113048443 gene encoding uncharacterized protein LOC113048443: MAALSPQAMILRVVEPDRARKLKLSSRPASVDALIAVIKEQLEIDLDFSLKYEDPDFDGKLTSLSDIDELPQKAVVHVSFEQDSSSVASTETMSSVSSSERGRRWPSHIFPIPTFSFDVELRLREGNAEFEKNNKQLQLTRDIKHDILEKLASVMYGYKAYPSDKEIAMVAEALVVKHPCLKEAGSQTGWNGWKNSLKFKMGNYRSKMRRAGCPEITVNAGKRSAMNPDNESSHSNIKRPKRAEVNFLPNFPQGENPSTLEQLRQKIVDEMKKAEKNLPLIKKMMQTTFALRRQTIVKTCPPVKELMELWPALKMESEVYAEFQRITNENLPNTFYSELDRHLPRLMTLFRQKASRTGKTSDTLTEILRIHDDQEFHDIHTKRVTVLHALPVYLREDVSGFLRTCMDTSDEPELLDVAVALLTVIKDNDTSPVHFQPVKISVVIESEIVGSLSRFADAFLVMFGLIYALHLNYPRGLTNTFEFIQKILLGLDEGKLSPKLQSLKNDLMCM, encoded by the exons ATGGCAGCTTTATCTCCACAAGCCATGATCCTTCGTGTTGTTGAGCCAGACCGGGCTAGAAAATTAAAACTTAGTTCACGACCAGCCTCTGTTGATGCACTGATTGCTGTTATAAAAGAACAGCTGGAAATAGACCTTGACTTCAGTTTAAAATATGAAGACCCTGACTTTGATGGAAAACTTACTTCCCTCTCTGACATTGATGAGTTGCCACAGAAAGCTGTTGTGCATGTGTCATTTGAGCAAGATTCCAGCTCTgttgcatcaacagaaacaatgTCAAGTGTATCATCCTCAGAACGTGGGAGAAGATGGCCTTCACATATTTTTCCAATTCCCACATTTTCTTTTGACGTTGAACTGAGACTTCGGGAAGGTAATGCCGAATTTGAGAAGAACAACAAGCAACTTCAGTTAACTAGAGacataaaacatgacattttagaaAAGCTAGCATCTGTGATGTATGGCTACAAGGCTTATCCCAGTGATAAGGAGATAGCAATGGTAGCTGAGGCTCTTGTGGTAAAACATCCTTGCTTGAAAGAAGCAGGATCTCAGACTGGCTGGAATGGGTGGAAAAATAGCCTCAAATTTAAGATGGGGAACTATAGGAGCAAGATGAGAAGGGCTGGATGTCCAGAGATCACTGTAAATGCTGGAAAAAGGAGTGCAATGAATCCTGACAATGAATCTtcacattcaaatattaaaagaCCCAAACGAGCAGAAGTAAACTTTTTGCCCAACTTTCCCCAAGGAGAAAATCCCTCAACTCTTGAACAGTTGAGACAGAAAATTGTTGATGAAATGAAGAAAGCTGAGAAGAACTTACCACTTATAAAAAAGATGATGCAAACCACCTTTGCTCTGCGGCGACAGACCATAGTGAAGACATGCCCACCAGTAAAAGAGCTCATGGAACTCTGGCCTGCACTCAAAATGGAATCTGAG gtgTATGCAGAGTTCCAACGGATTACAAACGAGAACCTGCCCAACACATTCTACTCTGAGCTTGACCGACATCTTCCTAGACTGATGACCCTGTTCAGACAGAAAGCATCCAGAACCGGGAAGACATCAGATACTTTAACTGAAATCCTAAGAATCCATGATGACCAG gagTTTCATGACATACACACCAAACGTGTCACTGTTCTTCATGCGCTTCCTGTGTATCTACGTGAGGACGTCTCTGGGTTTTTAAGGACCTGCATg gacACATCTGATGAGCCAGAGCTTTTAGATGTTGCAGTGGCCCTCCTCACAGTCATCAAAGATAATGACACAAGTCCAGTTCACTTCCAGCCTGTGAAAATCTCTGTTGTCATCGAAAGTGAGATTGTGGGCAGCCTCTCCAGATTTGCTGATGCCTTCCTGGTAATGTTTGGACTAATCTATGCACTACACCTCAACTATCCCAGGGGACTGACCAACACTTTTGAATTCATTCAAAAGATTTTGCTTGGTCTTGATGAGGGTAAACTGTCACCCAAGTTACAGAGTCTCAAAAATGACTTGATGTGTATGTAG
- the LOC113048449 gene encoding GTPase IMAP family member 7-like, with amino-acid sequence ILSDLRIQRKTGAGKSLPLNIILRQEVFETHLSSESVTEECQQYQQKVEGRKSSVIDTSGLSDSSVNEEQLKEERVKCDEMSVLGPHGLLDEKFKDEEQTVKCIQENFGEEAAHHTINMFTEGDQLNTPTEKSMTTDDQINEAGKVRFHVFSDTDVENRSQVTEMLEKTDKMVEEDKGQHFTNEMYKEAQRRSSEEEETLGEEEALSLAQKTSFVGAGVLGGAIGVAGAVVGGVAHGAIGLVAPPVALIAAGVALMAEGGALTIEQALKACKEQKENEGNNA; translated from the coding sequence ATCTTGTCAGATCTGAGGATCCAGAGAAAAACTGGAGCTGGAAAGAGCTTACCACTAAACATCATCCTGAGACAAGAGGTGTTTGAAACACACCTATCTTCTGAATCTGTGACTGAGGAATGCCAACAGTATCAGCAGAAGGTAGAGGGTAGAAAGAGCTCAGTGATAGACACTTCAGGACTGTCTGATTCATCAGTCAATGAAGAACAACTGAAGGAGGAAAGAGTGAAGTGTGACGAGATGTCTGTTCTTGGTCCTCATGGATTACTGGATGAAAAATTCAAGGATGAAGAGCAGACAGTGAAATGTATTCAGGAGAACTTTGGAGAAGAAGCTGCACATCACACCATCAATATGTTCACTGAAGGAGATCAGTTAAATACTCCTACAGAGAAATCTATGACAACAGATGATCAGATTAATGAGGCAGGTAAAGTCAGGTTTCATGTTTTCAGTGACACAGATGTTGAAAATCGATCACAGGTCACTGAAATGCTAGAGAAGACTGACAAAATGGTGGAGGAGGATAAAGGACAGCATTTCACAAACGAGATGTACAAGGAAGCTCAGAGGAGGAGTTCGGAAGAGGAGGAAACCCTTGGAGAGGAAGAAGCATTGAGTTTAGCTCAGAAAACCTCATTTGTGGGAGCAGGTGTGTTAGGAGGAGCGATTGGAGTAGCAGGAGCGGTTGTTGGAGGTGTAGCACATGGAGCAATTGGCTTAGTAGCACCACCTGTAGCTTTAATAGCAGCAGGAGTTGCTCTCATGGCAGAAGGAGGTGCATTAACTATCGAACAAGCATTGAAAGCTTGCAAGGAGCAGAAGGAAAATGAAGGAAACAATGCATAA